The Halomicrobium zhouii genomic sequence GCCCTGGACATAACTGAACGCAGGGAACGGGAGGCGGAGATCGAACGGACCACGGACCTCCTCGAACAGGCGGGACGGATCGCCCGCATCGGCGGGTGGGAACTCGACCTCACCACCGACCCGCCCGAGATGACGTGGACCGACGAACTGTACGACATCCACGGCGTCGAACCCGGGACGCCGGTCGACGTCGAGACGGTCGTCGACCGCTATCACCCCGAGGACCGGGAGTACATCGAGAACCGGCTCGAGGCGGCCATCGAGCGGGGCGAGAGCTACGACATGGAGGTCCGGATCCAGTCCGGCTCGGACCAGCACCGCTGGGTGCGCGCGCTGGGCGAGGCCGTCTCCGAGGACGGCGAGGTCGTCAAACTCCGCGGCTCGATACAGGACATCACCGAACAGAAAGAGCGCGAAGCGGAACTGCGGGCGACCAAGAACCGGATGCAGAAGTTCATCGAGACGTCACCGGTCGGCGTCGTCGGGACGACCCCGGAGGGCATCGTCACGCTCTGGAACGACGCGATGGAGCAGATATTCGGGTGGTCCGCCGAGGAGGTGCTGGGAGAGCCGTACCCGGCGATCTCCGACGGCGACGACGACCCGGACCCGGTCCGCCAGCGTGTCCTCGACGGCGAGGCCATCTCGCAGGTCGAACTCGAACGGGTGACGAAAGACGGCGAGCAGATCGACGTCTCGCTGTCGACGGGACCGGTGTACGACGCGGCGGGGGACATCAGCGAGGTCGTGGGGTACATCGAGGACATCACCGAACGAAAGGAGCGCGAGCGCGAACTGCAGGAGACGAACGAACGGCTCAACGCCGTCATCGACGCCTCGCCGGACGCCATCGTCGCCCTCGACACGGACGGGACCGTCACGCTGTGGAACCCGGCGGCCGAGCGAATCTTCGGCTGGCGCGAAGACGAGATACTCGGCGAACCGATGCCCATCGTCCCGCCGGAGCGGGCCGAGGAACACGCAGACATCCTGCGTCGTCTCGCCGACGGCGAGACGGTCCGGGGCGCCGAAGTCCTCCGCCAGACCAGGGACGGGGAGCGCATCGAGCTGAGTCTCTCCGCCGCGCCGCTGCGCGACGCCGACGGCACCATCGTCGGCAATCTCGGTGTCAGCGAGGACATCTCGAGGCGCAAGGAGCGCCAGCGGGAACTCGAACGGACGAAGGACATGCTCGCCCAGGCCCAGCAACTCGCCGCGGTCGGCGGGTGGGAACTCGACCTGGCGGGCGACGAGCCGGTCCTCGAGTGGACCGACGAACTGTATCGCATTCACGGCCTCCCGCCAGGGGCGGACGTGACTCTCGACGAGGCTCTCGACTTCTACCACACCGAGGACAGGCCCCGCATTCGCGACGCCATCGATCGCGTCGTCGAGACGGGCGGTACTTACGACGAGGAGACCCGGTTTTACGCCGCGGACGGCGAGCAGCGGTGGGTCAGGGCCATCGGTAAGGCGATCCAGCAAGACGGGGAGACCGTCAAGCTCCGCGGGGCGTTCCAGGATATCACCAGACAGAAGGAGCGCGAACTGGCCCTGCAATCGCTCCACGACGCCACGAGGGGCCTGCTCCACACCGAGTCCGAGACGGAGGTCGCCGAACTGGTCGTCGAGACGGCGGCGGAGCTGTTCGACGTCTCGGGCGTCGCCGTCTACACCATCGACGACGCCTCGAACCGGCTCGTCCCGGCGGCCTACACGGACGCGTTCGATGCGCTCTCCGACGGGGCCCCCTCGGTCGGCGTCGGCGACGACGCGGCCGTGTGGAACTGCTTCGCGACGGGAGAGCGAGTGGTGTTCGACGACGCCGAGACCGCCCGCCAGTCGCGGGTGTTCGGCGAGTCCGTCGACGGCGGCCTGCTCGTCCCGATGGGCGACCACGGCGTGTTCGTCGTGGCGACCGACGGCCCCCGCATCGACGACGACACCCGGCGGCTAGCCGAGACGCTCGTGGCGACGACGGAGGCAGCCTTCGACCGCCTGGCCAGCGAGGCCGACCTCCGGAAGCGCGACGAGGAACTCGAGGCCCAGAACCGGCGGCTCCGCCGGCAGATCCAGATCAACGACATCATCCGCCGGGTCGACCAGTCGCTCGTCGGCGCGACCAGCCGCGAGGAGGTGGAGTCGGCCGTCTGCGACCGCCTCGTCGAGTCCGACGACGTCGCCTTCGCCTGGATCGGCGGGTTCGACGGTGACGGCGACGAACTCGTCCCCCGGGCGTGGGCGGGGCCCGGCCAGACCTACCTCGACACGCTCGCGCTGGACGACCTGAAAGACTCGACCGAGCCGTCGCTGGCGACCGCCCGCTCCGGGGAGGCGACGGTCGTCGGCAACGTCGTCGACCGGTTGCGCGAGGACGCCTGGCGCCGGGGAGCGCTGGCCAACGACTTCCACTCGGTGATCAGCGTCCCGCTGGCCGTCGACGAGTACAGCCACGGCGCCCTCACCGTCTACGCCGGCGAGCCGGACACCTTCGGCGACCTCGAACGGACGGTGTTCGCCGAACTCGGCCGGTCCATCGCCAACGCCATCAACGCCGTCTCGGCCCGCGAAGCGCTCCACGCAGACACCGTCGTCGAGCTGACGCTCCGGTTCGACGACCCGAACGGCGTGCTGTCGCGGGTCGCCCGCGACGCCGACTGCGACGTCGAGTACGAGGGCATCTCGACCCGGTCGGCCGACGAGACCCGGCTGTTCTTCGCCACCACCGGCGCGGCCGCCGACGCCGTCGCCGACGTCCTCGAGGGCCTCTACGCGGTGACGGAGTGCCGACTCGTGAGCGAGAGCGACGACGGCCGGTGCCTGTTCGAAGTCACCGTCACCGGGACGGTCCTCCCGTCGGCGCTGGTCGACCAGGGCGCCTCCCCGCGCTCCATCCGCGCCACGCCGATTGGGACGGAAGTCGTCGTCGACCTGCCGACGTCGACGGACGTCCGCGAGTTCGTCGAGACCCTCGGCGAGGAGTTCCCCTCCGTCGAACTCGCCGGCCGGCGCAACGTCGAGCGCGGCATGGGGACTCGCCAGCAACTGCTCTCCTCGCTACTGGGCGAGTTGACCGACCGACAGCTGGAGGTGCTGCGGACGGCCTACTTCGCCGGCTTCTTCGAGTGGCCCCGCCAGAGCACCGGCGAGGAGGTGGCCGAGATGCTCGACGTCACCCAGCCGACGGTGAACCGG encodes the following:
- a CDS encoding PAS domain S-box protein; translated protein: MTASWGVVPATDRWRHRWNRVHAWFVLSVAFCVAVSVGIVGDPAVFGSPGGPGQVLVGFVGLAVAGGDDDDDAVADLLDRIERFEDGEDVDFESDREDDIGLLYDAVGSLADRAGGSDRRTGGAGRELERHATATDDALDAVEDVFAVIDEDGYPQRWNERLADVLGYDDAEMASTHVLEWFPADDHRTVEGAIRAASETGSVRVEAPLTTVDGEQTTYEFVASALEDADGNPVVAAIGRDVSERTAREAELERQASLLDSLFERLPVSLYVKDREGRHVRTSIPYHREQYPDDEEWFIGKTDPEIYDSELAAETHADDRRVIEEGEPIVEKVEFDPADEEWLLTSKVPWRDEDGDVRGLIGISQYVTEQKERERELRETKRKLELTLEGTRTGIYDWNMETNEVDWSETFERMLGLEPGTFEGTYDDFERRVHPDDVSRIDAAVDRALENDELFLTEFRLRHEDGRWIWVNARGWVVVDEEGHRRMVGINHDITERKEREQQLQRYKEYTDDILDALDDVFYVLDSNGNLQRWNESMSEVTGYTDDELRGKQALEFFSEQDVEAVSAAIEEVFETGNTRIEVEALTKDGRSIPYELVAARLEDPEGNQVLAGIGRDVSERRRLEQDLRTEKEHFRVALENSPLVAFRQDTDLRYTWVGNPQRDFRDHEVIGKRDDEIFPPQSAETLTEIKRSALETGDAVREEVTYELPSGEEVTYDLTVEPFRNESGEIVGLTIAALDITERREREAEIERTTDLLEQAGRIARIGGWELDLTTDPPEMTWTDELYDIHGVEPGTPVDVETVVDRYHPEDREYIENRLEAAIERGESYDMEVRIQSGSDQHRWVRALGEAVSEDGEVVKLRGSIQDITEQKEREAELRATKNRMQKFIETSPVGVVGTTPEGIVTLWNDAMEQIFGWSAEEVLGEPYPAISDGDDDPDPVRQRVLDGEAISQVELERVTKDGEQIDVSLSTGPVYDAAGDISEVVGYIEDITERKERERELQETNERLNAVIDASPDAIVALDTDGTVTLWNPAAERIFGWREDEILGEPMPIVPPERAEEHADILRRLADGETVRGAEVLRQTRDGERIELSLSAAPLRDADGTIVGNLGVSEDISRRKERQRELERTKDMLAQAQQLAAVGGWELDLAGDEPVLEWTDELYRIHGLPPGADVTLDEALDFYHTEDRPRIRDAIDRVVETGGTYDEETRFYAADGEQRWVRAIGKAIQQDGETVKLRGAFQDITRQKERELALQSLHDATRGLLHTESETEVAELVVETAAELFDVSGVAVYTIDDASNRLVPAAYTDAFDALSDGAPSVGVGDDAAVWNCFATGERVVFDDAETARQSRVFGESVDGGLLVPMGDHGVFVVATDGPRIDDDTRRLAETLVATTEAAFDRLASEADLRKRDEELEAQNRRLRRQIQINDIIRRVDQSLVGATSREEVESAVCDRLVESDDVAFAWIGGFDGDGDELVPRAWAGPGQTYLDTLALDDLKDSTEPSLATARSGEATVVGNVVDRLREDAWRRGALANDFHSVISVPLAVDEYSHGALTVYAGEPDTFGDLERTVFAELGRSIANAINAVSAREALHADTVVELTLRFDDPNGVLSRVARDADCDVEYEGISTRSADETRLFFATTGAAADAVADVLEGLYAVTECRLVSESDDGRCLFEVTVTGTVLPSALVDQGASPRSIRATPIGTEVVVDLPTSTDVREFVETLGEEFPSVELAGRRNVERGMGTRQQLLSSLLGELTDRQLEVLRTAYFAGFFEWPRQSTGEEVAEMLDVTQPTVNRHLRLGQQRLLAQLFDEEAPDLVAA